From one Geoalkalibacter halelectricus genomic stretch:
- a CDS encoding MSCRAMM family protein, with amino-acid sequence MKRALLLQSLLIALAMMLLNGCLPAAPPSETRHLTHYTEQDGKTGVTGQVLLRENAAPLQSAYVSLYPGAFSNLLGPPQFISGPTDAQGRYQIEDVPPGTYYVVARKRQSGQPTGPLSPGDYYSEHQRITTEVISGKLAVVDLPVVTIKAPMLFKRSVGEVRTDTGIRGKLTDAQGHPVSGSFAIAYEDADIKRAPDYASTLADQEGRFVLYLPKGGTYYLAARVHAWDMPRPGELYGMHGEDEPRPLDIADGQFIEDLHIVMKPFEGEYKPEKSRRPF; translated from the coding sequence ATGAAACGCGCCCTTTTGCTGCAATCCCTGCTCATCGCATTGGCCATGATGCTGCTCAATGGCTGCCTGCCGGCGGCTCCGCCCAGCGAAACCCGGCACTTGACCCACTACACTGAGCAAGACGGGAAAACCGGCGTGACCGGTCAAGTCCTGTTACGCGAAAACGCCGCTCCCCTGCAAAGTGCCTACGTCAGCCTCTATCCCGGCGCCTTCAGCAACCTGCTGGGACCGCCGCAGTTCATCTCCGGCCCCACCGACGCCCAGGGCCGCTACCAGATCGAGGACGTCCCGCCGGGAACCTATTACGTAGTGGCCCGCAAGCGCCAGAGCGGCCAACCCACCGGACCTCTCTCCCCGGGCGACTACTATTCCGAGCATCAGCGCATCACCACCGAGGTCATCTCCGGCAAACTCGCGGTGGTCGACCTGCCGGTGGTCACCATCAAGGCCCCCATGCTGTTCAAGCGATCCGTCGGAGAGGTTCGCACCGACACCGGCATCCGCGGCAAACTCACCGACGCCCAGGGTCATCCCGTTTCGGGCAGCTTCGCCATCGCCTATGAGGACGCCGACATCAAACGCGCGCCCGATTATGCCTCGACCCTGGCCGACCAGGAAGGCCGGTTCGTTTTGTATTTGCCCAAGGGCGGCACCTATTACCTGGCCGCGCGCGTGCACGCCTGGGACATGCCGCGCCCCGGCGAACTCTACGGTATGCACGGCGAGGACGAGCCGCGCCCCCTGGACATCGCCGACGGGCAATTCATCGAGGATCTGCACATCGTCATGAAACCCTTCGAGGGTGAGTACAAGCCTGAAAAAAGCCGCAGGCCGTTCTGA
- a CDS encoding HDOD domain-containing protein, with product MFNDYQTIVKHLGDLPPMPAVAIKVLELLKNPHCSAKLLAKAISHDAAVSGRILRIANSPIYGRQKRVTTLEGAIVVLGENILRTLVLETSLRGINKSFGRLERMLWEDSIGCAIAARIIARRLGQADPEETFIAGLFRHIGKVVMSNHDKETYQHVLDTARTAREGLIDLERAFFAFSHELVGAAVLDNWNLSPALVQSALHHHDLRLDAQTDPQIWHQVAIVNVAGRICQRLGIGQEEPLEHLELTQTPGALYLKLAPELLETLQQEVAALFEKERDFFLSPGR from the coding sequence ATGTTCAACGACTACCAAACAATCGTCAAACATCTCGGCGATCTGCCGCCGATGCCCGCCGTGGCCATCAAGGTTCTCGAACTGCTCAAGAACCCTCATTGTTCGGCGAAACTCCTCGCCAAGGCCATTTCCCACGACGCGGCCGTCTCCGGGCGCATTCTGCGCATCGCCAACTCACCCATCTACGGCCGCCAGAAACGTGTCACCACCCTGGAGGGGGCCATCGTGGTGCTGGGCGAGAATATCCTGCGTACCCTGGTTCTCGAAACCAGCCTGCGCGGTATCAACAAATCCTTCGGGCGCCTGGAACGCATGCTCTGGGAAGACTCCATCGGCTGCGCCATCGCCGCGCGCATCATCGCCCGACGCCTCGGCCAGGCCGACCCCGAGGAAACCTTCATCGCCGGGCTGTTCCGCCACATCGGCAAGGTGGTCATGAGCAACCACGACAAGGAGACCTACCAGCACGTCCTCGACACGGCGCGCACCGCCCGCGAGGGGCTGATCGATCTGGAGCGGGCCTTTTTCGCCTTTTCCCACGAACTGGTGGGCGCCGCGGTGCTGGACAACTGGAATCTGTCTCCAGCCCTGGTGCAAAGCGCCCTTCACCACCACGACCTGCGCCTCGACGCCCAGACCGACCCGCAAATCTGGCACCAGGTGGCCATCGTCAATGTGGCGGGCCGCATTTGCCAGCGCCTCGGCATCGGTCAGGAAGAACCCCTCGAGCACCTCGAGCTCACCCAAACCCCTGGTGCTCTCTACCTTAAACTGGCCCCGGAACTCCTGGAAACCCTCCAGCAGGAGGTTGCCGCGCTGTTTGAAAAAGAGCGTGACTTCTTCCTGTCCCCGGGACGCTGA
- a CDS encoding transporter substrate-binding domain-containing protein, with the protein MPKRLPQPGRGRGVRHLRAAILPALILVLLVGGAAAAFSPPETTLRVATREVPPFAMRDLDGNWHGISIDLWRAAAEDLNLRFEFHEASLAEMLEGTRTGRFDAAVAAITVTAEREQLLDFTHPFYTTGLAIAVPTADRTQWLGVARALLSPEFFQVVTVLALVLLAFGALTWLFERRRNPEQFGGGNLQGIGAGFWWAAVTMTTVGYGDKAPVTLGGRLVALVWMFGAIIIISSFTAAITSALTVSQLSGAIGGPEDLPRARVTSVSGSTSAAYLERNHIGFRSLATLPEAMQAVAAGKADACVYDAPLLKYLASTRFAGQIRVLPGTFERQDYSIALPRDSELRKALNQEILTRINSRWWQDTLFRHLGG; encoded by the coding sequence ATGCCCAAGCGGCTGCCACAACCGGGCCGCGGAAGGGGCGTTCGGCACCTTCGCGCGGCAATCCTGCCGGCTCTGATCCTGGTGCTGCTGGTCGGCGGCGCGGCGGCGGCCTTTTCCCCGCCCGAAACCACGCTGCGTGTCGCCACCCGCGAGGTGCCGCCCTTTGCCATGCGCGATCTTGACGGCAATTGGCACGGCATCAGCATCGATCTGTGGCGCGCGGCGGCCGAGGATCTGAACCTGAGGTTTGAGTTCCACGAGGCCTCTCTTGCCGAGATGCTCGAAGGCACCCGCACGGGGCGCTTTGACGCGGCGGTCGCGGCCATCACCGTCACCGCCGAGCGCGAGCAGCTACTGGATTTCACCCATCCCTTCTACACCACCGGCCTGGCCATTGCCGTACCCACCGCGGACAGAACCCAGTGGCTGGGGGTGGCGCGCGCCCTTCTCTCGCCGGAGTTCTTCCAGGTGGTCACGGTGCTTGCCCTGGTGCTGCTGGCCTTCGGCGCATTGACCTGGCTGTTTGAACGGCGGCGCAATCCCGAGCAGTTCGGTGGCGGCAACCTGCAGGGCATCGGCGCGGGCTTCTGGTGGGCGGCTGTGACCATGACGACCGTCGGCTACGGGGACAAGGCGCCCGTGACCCTGGGCGGGCGCCTGGTGGCGCTGGTGTGGATGTTCGGTGCCATCATCATCATTTCGAGCTTCACCGCGGCGATTACCTCGGCGCTGACGGTGTCGCAACTCAGCGGCGCCATCGGTGGGCCCGAAGATCTGCCCCGTGCGCGCGTCACCAGCGTTTCCGGGTCAACCAGCGCCGCCTACTTGGAGCGCAACCACATCGGCTTTCGCTCCCTCGCCACCCTGCCTGAAGCCATGCAGGCCGTTGCCGCGGGCAAGGCCGATGCCTGCGTTTACGACGCGCCCCTGCTCAAATATCTCGCCAGCACCCGCTTCGCCGGGCAAATCCGCGTTTTGCCGGGCACCTTCGAGCGCCAGGACTACTCCATCGCCCTGCCGCGCGACAGCGAATTGCGCAAAGCCCTCAACCAGGAAATTCTCACCCGCATCAACTCCCGCTGGTGGCAAGACACCCTGTTTCGCCATCTTGGCGGCTGA
- a CDS encoding DUF342 domain-containing protein: protein MSEAPGAAAGRQGNQAEILLEEDTERHTLRLEMLKNAHECRCSITPKSKDGQITKEEVAELLAAQGIIRGVNEGQIQAMCRTLAKGKTAGNFLLAEGQLPQPGPDGYLELFVKTSSDLPDYTEDEDGNIDFRTLNFFSNVVPDQEIGILRPPQLGDEGYTVRGDILPAVSGKPLKLNVGAGARLEGEKVVADLEGRVLFDGKTVSVTEEYLVQGDVDLSVGNIDFRGFVQVRGDVLDDFDIHAVKGLQVNGNVGVCHISCAGDIALGGMAGLGRGTITCGGNLAVTYLNDVTVECAGDMVVKNEIRNSRVYCSGTLILANGNIFGGETYALGGIEVKNVGAVSGIKTRLYAGIDYTQIKLAEQLDEIQMEFIELNDELAVLSQQLKVNKFLGPDDKKKVLALTKRLDEINQTKAAINEKMQAARAFATQHANGKINIKARLGEGVVLNIGENAEEIKLERNGAVSIIENRKGSGFHFLPLTPLAKTAQALEEELQEEETSEESGNLEWGS from the coding sequence ATGAGCGAGGCTCCTGGCGCCGCTGCGGGCAGGCAGGGCAATCAAGCGGAGATTCTTCTTGAGGAAGATACCGAGCGCCACACCCTGCGCCTCGAAATGCTGAAAAATGCCCACGAATGCCGCTGCTCCATTACCCCCAAAAGCAAGGACGGGCAGATCACCAAGGAAGAGGTGGCGGAGCTTCTGGCGGCTCAGGGCATCATTCGCGGCGTCAATGAGGGTCAGATTCAGGCCATGTGCCGCACCCTGGCCAAGGGAAAAACCGCCGGCAATTTTCTCCTGGCCGAAGGTCAGCTGCCCCAGCCCGGTCCGGACGGCTACCTGGAGTTGTTCGTCAAAACCTCCTCCGATCTCCCCGACTACACCGAGGACGAAGACGGCAACATCGATTTTCGCACCCTCAACTTTTTCTCCAACGTCGTACCCGATCAGGAAATCGGCATCCTGCGCCCCCCGCAACTCGGCGACGAGGGCTACACGGTGCGCGGCGACATTCTGCCCGCCGTCTCCGGCAAGCCGCTCAAACTCAACGTCGGCGCCGGCGCGCGCCTGGAGGGCGAGAAGGTGGTGGCCGATCTGGAGGGGCGGGTGCTCTTCGACGGCAAGACCGTCTCGGTGACCGAGGAATATCTGGTGCAGGGCGATGTGGACCTGAGCGTCGGCAACATCGATTTTCGCGGCTTCGTTCAGGTGCGCGGCGACGTACTGGACGACTTCGACATCCATGCCGTCAAGGGCCTTCAGGTCAACGGCAACGTCGGCGTGTGCCATATTTCCTGCGCGGGCGACATCGCCTTAGGGGGCATGGCGGGCCTGGGGCGCGGCACCATCACCTGCGGGGGCAATCTGGCGGTCACCTACCTCAACGATGTGACGGTGGAATGCGCCGGCGACATGGTGGTCAAAAACGAGATCCGCAACTCGCGGGTCTATTGCTCGGGCACGCTGATCCTGGCCAACGGCAATATTTTCGGCGGCGAAACCTATGCCCTGGGCGGCATCGAGGTCAAGAATGTCGGGGCGGTGAGCGGCATCAAGACCCGCCTATACGCAGGCATCGACTACACCCAGATCAAACTGGCTGAGCAACTCGACGAAATCCAGATGGAGTTCATCGAACTCAACGACGAGCTGGCGGTTCTGAGTCAACAGCTCAAGGTCAACAAATTCCTGGGGCCCGACGACAAGAAAAAGGTTCTCGCCCTCACCAAGCGGCTAGACGAGATCAACCAGACCAAGGCCGCCATCAACGAAAAAATGCAGGCCGCCCGCGCCTTCGCCACCCAACACGCCAACGGCAAGATCAACATCAAGGCACGTCTGGGCGAGGGCGTGGTGCTGAACATCGGCGAAAACGCCGAGGAAATCAAACTGGAGCGCAACGGCGCGGTGTCCATCATCGAAAACCGCAAGGGCAGCGGCTTTCACTTTCTGCCCCTGACGCCGCTGGCGAAAACCGCGCAAGCCCTGGAGGAAGAACTCCAGGAGGAAGAGACCAGCGAGGAGAGCGGCAATCTGGAGTGGGGTAGCTAG
- a CDS encoding Hpt domain-containing protein, whose translation MIDLKGALAALEGDRELLQDCLALLMEDLPLRLEDLRKVLAAGDLGHAARIAHAIKGSVAVVGAVGLKNCAFALEAACAREQLLEARERFADLWRQWEELCRFLTDEKLI comes from the coding sequence ATGATTGATCTCAAGGGTGCACTGGCGGCATTGGAGGGCGATCGCGAGTTGTTGCAGGACTGTCTGGCGCTGCTGATGGAGGATTTACCCCTGCGGCTTGAGGATCTGCGCAAGGTTTTGGCCGCCGGTGACCTCGGCCATGCGGCCCGCATCGCCCATGCCATCAAGGGCTCGGTCGCGGTGGTGGGCGCCGTGGGGCTGAAGAATTGCGCCTTCGCTCTGGAGGCCGCATGCGCCAGGGAGCAGCTTCTGGAAGCGCGGGAGCGCTTCGCCGATTTGTGGCGCCAGTGGGAAGAGTTGTGCCGCTTTCTCACTGATGAAAAGCTGATCTGA
- a CDS encoding leucyl aminopeptidase, with amino-acid sequence MEFKVKKADPLKRKTPVLVVGVFEDKLKGGFFKKLDAALDGLLQQAIRSGEFRGEFKETLLLATAGKISAQRILAVGLGREGEADLDRLRQGSAVAAALLQQRRLTTLSTNLTQVRVKGAAAAEVAQAVGEGLLLAAYRFDRYRTEQRDKLPPVVSEVCCLVDEAAAVEAVEQGVAVAQAVAAGVYLTRDLVNEPGNVKSPLYLAAQAQALAKELGFACTVLGREELERQGFGALLGVARGSEREPCLIVLEYQGGKKEQPPVALVGKGVVFDAGGISLKPAEKMDEMKMDMAGAAAVLGTFKAAAQARLPVNLVGVIPAVENLPSGTAMRPGDILTSLSGRTIEVLNTDAEGRLILADALTYVKGFKPRAVIDLATLTGACIIALGHHAAAVLGTGEKLIEDLLAAGRASGEKLWQLPLWEEYAGQIKSEIADVKNLGGRPAGTITAAAFLKKFADDLNWAHLDIAGTAWEEKGEAWIPRGASGFGVRLLMRFLQAESGLK; translated from the coding sequence ATGGAATTCAAGGTAAAGAAGGCTGATCCGCTCAAGCGCAAGACGCCGGTGCTGGTCGTGGGCGTTTTCGAGGACAAGCTCAAGGGCGGATTTTTCAAAAAGCTCGATGCCGCCCTCGATGGACTCTTGCAGCAGGCCATCCGCAGCGGCGAATTTCGCGGCGAATTCAAGGAAACCCTGCTGCTGGCCACCGCCGGCAAGATTTCGGCCCAGCGCATTTTGGCCGTCGGCCTCGGCCGTGAGGGCGAGGCCGACCTCGACCGGCTGCGTCAAGGGAGCGCCGTCGCGGCGGCGCTGCTGCAACAGCGTCGCCTCACGACCTTGTCCACCAATCTGACCCAGGTCCGGGTCAAGGGCGCCGCGGCTGCTGAGGTGGCGCAGGCGGTGGGCGAAGGCCTGCTGTTGGCCGCCTACCGATTTGATCGCTATCGCACCGAACAGCGCGACAAGCTGCCGCCGGTGGTCAGCGAGGTGTGCTGCCTGGTCGATGAGGCCGCGGCGGTCGAGGCGGTGGAACAGGGCGTGGCCGTCGCCCAGGCGGTCGCCGCCGGGGTGTATCTGACGCGCGATCTGGTCAACGAGCCCGGCAACGTCAAATCGCCCCTCTATCTGGCCGCCCAGGCCCAGGCCCTGGCCAAGGAATTGGGGTTCGCGTGCACCGTGCTCGGGCGCGAGGAACTGGAGCGCCAGGGATTTGGCGCCCTGCTGGGAGTGGCGCGCGGCAGTGAACGCGAACCCTGCCTGATTGTCCTGGAATATCAGGGCGGGAAAAAGGAGCAGCCACCCGTCGCCCTGGTCGGCAAGGGTGTGGTGTTCGACGCCGGCGGCATTTCCCTGAAGCCGGCGGAGAAAATGGATGAGATGAAGATGGACATGGCCGGCGCGGCAGCGGTCCTCGGCACCTTCAAGGCCGCCGCCCAGGCGCGGTTGCCCGTCAATCTGGTGGGGGTCATTCCGGCAGTGGAAAATCTTCCGTCCGGAACCGCCATGCGGCCGGGGGACATTTTGACTTCCCTGTCGGGGCGCACCATCGAGGTGCTCAACACCGATGCCGAGGGCCGACTGATCCTGGCCGACGCCCTGACCTACGTCAAAGGCTTCAAACCGCGCGCGGTCATCGATCTCGCGACCCTCACCGGCGCCTGCATCATTGCCCTGGGTCATCACGCCGCCGCCGTTCTCGGTACCGGCGAAAAGCTGATCGAGGATCTGCTGGCCGCCGGGCGCGCCAGCGGCGAGAAGCTCTGGCAGTTGCCCTTGTGGGAGGAATACGCCGGCCAGATCAAGAGCGAGATCGCCGATGTCAAGAATCTGGGAGGACGTCCGGCCGGAACCATCACGGCGGCGGCCTTTCTGAAGAAATTCGCCGATGACCTCAATTGGGCGCACCTCGATATCGCCGGCACCGCATGGGAGGAAAAAGGCGAGGCCTGGATCCCCAGGGGCGCCAGCGGCTTCGGTGTTCGTTTGCTGATGAGGTTTCTGCAGGCGGAATCAGGATTGAAGTAA